The genomic DNA CCAAACGTTCTTTTGGCTTTTCGTTTCCTTTTATATCTGCAATAATTGTTAATTCTTCTGAAGGATAAATATTTGTTTCCACTTTTACGTTTAAAGTCACTTTTCCTTTCTCTAAAGATTTTTTTAAACGCTCTTTTGCAGCGAAAGACATGGCAATTGCCCAAGGTTTGTTTACGGTGTCTAAAGGAATTGAACGGAATTGAATAGAGGTTGTATTTTTTTCTGGTTGTAAATAATCAGGATTATTATACGTGATAATTCCAGCTGCTTTTCCTTTGGTAATTGCAGTTTTAAAAACTAGATATGGACTCGCTTCTGCAAACACAATTTTTCCCTCAACATTAATTTCTGGTAGATTTTTAAGGTCTTTAATATAAATCACTTCTGCCGAAACTCCTTCTTTTGGTGTGCTGTAAGAATTTAAAGCAATCATGTTACTATTAGTTGCGTGTTGTAATAAAGGTTCGCTTTCTCCTTCAATTTTTACAGTTGCATCAACAGATTCCCAAGTTGGTTTTTTAAGCGGACGTTTTTCTATCCTATAAGTTAAAATAGTATTTTCAGTAGCATCTTCTTCTAAAACATACCCTTCTTTTTCTAGCTCTTCGGCAATTTTATAGATGGTTTTATTAAAACCTGTATTACCAACAACACGCCAATATTTTTCTACAAAAGAAGTGGTTTCAAAAGCTAAATCTCCAGTAAATTCTTTGTTAATTACATCAGCATAATTAGAGGAAGAGAGTTTTAAAGATTGCTCTTTCTTGCAATGGATTAAAAAGATAGAAATAAATAAGAACGGAATTATTTTTTTGAACATGACTTCGGTTTTAGAAGTCATAAAAATAGTTTATTTAATTGATAATTGTAGCAACTCTTTTTTGCAATTCAGAAACTACATTTTTCTCAAACCACGGGTTTTTAACTAGCCAAAATCGATTTCTAGGTGATGGATGCGGCATTACAAAATACTTGGGTAAATACGCAGGATAATTGTCTACTGTTTCAGTTAGCGTTCTTTTAGCATTGTCTTTTAAATAGTAATTCTGTGCGTACATTCCTATTAAAATGATCATTTGAAGATTTGGCATTAACTCAAATAATTGTTGATGCCACTGCGGAGCACATTCTTTTCTTGGAGGTTTGTCGCCACTTTTTCCCTTTCCAGGATAGCAAAAACTCATAGGTACAATGGCGAACTTTTCTACATCGTAAAAATCTTCATCAGAAACATTTAGCCATTTTCTTAACTGTTTTCCGCTTGCATCGTCCCAAGGAATTCCAGATGCATGTACTTTTGTTCCTGGGGCTTGACCAATAATTACAATTTTAGAATTTTTATGAGCACTAACAACAGGATTTGCACCCAAATCTAAATAGGGTTCGCAAATGCTACATTGTTTTATTTCTGATAATAATTTTTTCATGAAGCCTAAGAATCTTTCATCATATTTTTCAAATCACTTGAATAAGAAGGGTATGTAAAAATAAGTTTTTTAAATTCAGAAACTGTCATCTCTTTCTCTATTGCAATCATAAAAATATTGATACATTCATTTGCCTCAGAACTCAATAAATGAGCACCAACAATTACATCTGTTCTTTCATTTATAATTATTTTATAAGCATACACTTTTTCATTTCCTTTTTTTGCATTGTAAAAATGAGTTGCATCTCCTTTGTAAACTTTTATGTTCTTTAATCGACTTTTTGCCTGCTCTTCAGACAAACCAACACTTGCCAAATTAGGATATGTAAAAACGACAGAAGGCACTAAAGGGTTTGTAAATTCTTTCGATTCTTGTTTTACAATATTGTTTCCCACGATATGACCTTGCAGGCCAGAAAGTGGTGTTAAAGGCAAAGATTTACTAGAAATATCTCCACAAGCATAAACATTTCTATTAGTTTCATTTTGAAGAAAATTGTTTACAATAATTCCTGTTTCATCACTTTTAATAGTTGCTTTCTCTAAGTCTAAAAGTTTGGTTGCAGGAATTCTACCAGAAGTATTAAAAACAATGTTAGACTTTATAACTTTCTTTTTAGATTCTTGTTTGAAGTTAATTTGAACATTTTTTCTTAACTTTTCTATGGATTCAATTTCTGAATTAAAATAGAATTCCACGCCATTTTCCTTCATATTCTCAACTAATTTATCCGTTAAAAAAGAATCAAATTGAGATAGAGCATTGTTACCGTTATCTATCATTGTTACTTTGCAACCTAATGTAGCTAAGAGAAAACAGAACTCCATACCAATATAACCTGCACCAATAAAAGTAGCAGATTTTGGTATTTTTTTTAGCTTGAAAAATTCGTCGCTAGTTTTTAAAAGTTGAGCGCCTTTAAAGTTTAGACTTCTAGGAGTTAAGCCAGAAGCGATAACAAAATTATCTGCAGAAATTATTTTTCCTTCCACCGAAATTTCATTTTTGCTAATAAATTTTGGAGATTGATGGTACAAATCAATTCCTAATTCAGTAAGATTTTCTTCTGTACTTTTAGGAACTGGTTTCGTAAACTGATTTTTAAACCGCTGAATATCTTTCCAGCTTATCTCAGGTATTTTGGTTATTCCTAAACCTTTTAATTGTTCCGTTTTTTTGAGGATATCTACAAATTGTAAAATCACTTTTTTAGGATCACAACCTCTTATGGCGCAAGTTCCACCAAAAGATTGCTTGTCTGCAATAGCTACAGATAATCCGTTTTTTACACAAATTTTAGCCGCAGTTTGTCCTGCAACGCCACTTCCAATTACAAATACATTATAATGCTTCTTTTTCATAATAGTTTGAATATACTACCAAAAATACAAGAGAATAGGCCTTATTCTTAATTGGTATGCTAAAATTATGGACTGTTATACTTTTAATAAAAAGAATAAAATTGTTTACAGAAGAATATAATAATAGCAAGAATGTATTTGATAAAAAGCATTTTTTCTGTTTCCGATTAACTTTTTGTAGCTAAAGCGTCACTTCCAAAAGACAAACCTTCGAAACCCGTTTTTATAAAGTTTCTAATATTTTGATGTGAAGTTCCATTTTTATCTTCTAAAACATTTTTATAATGCTCGCCAAAACAAAATAATGTTTCTTCTTTTGTTAATTTTTGATGTTTTGCAAATGCAAATAATTTACAAGAACCAATATTTTCTCCTGCGTTATTTTTGAGCTCTCCATTTGTAAAAGTAGTTGGAGTAAAATTGTAGTTGTCCTCAATTACTTGCATCGTTTCTACAAATGTAATTTCTGTGGGATTTACTTTTAGTTTGGTTTTGAATTGTTGAATGATCATAAATTATAAAGTATTTGAATAGTGTAAAAATAATCTTTTTGTCATTCCGAACGAAGAATTAAAAAGAGTCTCTTGCAGAGGTATTATAGATTCCTTAATCGCTAAAAAACTCATTTCTAAAAGCTACTTTTAGTAGCAATACAATATTAATGAATTTCGATAGACCTCACAGGTTTTAAAAACCTGTGAGGTCTGATATTAGGAAAGTAATAAAATATGGCCCTTTATATTGAGTTTCTATATTGAAAAAAAGTGTTTTTTACCCAAAAGCCCTTTGTTTACGAGATTTTTATCTGGTTCAGAAAAGCTATCCTATTTTAAAATTTAATTTACACATAGTTTTGGGAAATAATAAAATGACTGAAACTACGGAATGCAACATCTTATTTTCTCATAAAAATATTGAAAGTTATATATTTTTGAGTATTACTTTTCTGCAAAAGTCAAAAACCTTGGTTTTATTAGGAAAATTACATGTCTTATGAAAATGTCATTAGAAAATTAAATTAGCAGAATAAAATTAGAAATTATGGGGAAAAATAAAAACAAAACCTTGAACATACCAATCCCAACTTTAAGTTGGAGACTTATTTGTCTAATAGTACTTGTTATATTAGCTTTTAGGTTAGAAGCAGAAAGTGTATCTCACTTTTTTGAATGGATTTTAAATAAATTTTTAAGTAACTAATTTATGGAATCAGTTTATATACTTTCAAATATAAAAGGTAAGTACTTTTATAAATCAGTTCGCTTGATTGTGTTTAAAGTAATTCGCCCAATATTTTTTATTGCAATTTTATTTCTAGTTGTTTTGATTTTATTATTTATTTTCCAATATGAAAAAATCATTAAATTATTAGAAATAATCAACTTATGACTCCTTTTCAGATTCAGGAGGTTTTTATAAAGTTCTCGACTGCGCTAGAACAGACACTGCTATATTTTAAAATTGATAAATTATTACATTAATCACTTCTTCCCATCAACAATCACAACAATTTCTCCTTTTGGAGGTTTGTTCGTATAATGTGCTAAAACTTCGGTTGCAGTTCCTCTAATGGTTTCTTCAAACATTTTTGTTAATTCTCTTGATACAGAAACTTGTCTGTCTGCGCCAAAATACTCTACAAAATGCCCTAATGTTTTTACTAATTTATGAGGCGATTCGTAAAAAATCATCGTTCTGGTTTCTTCTGCTAATAATAAAAACCGAGTTTGTCTTCCTTTTTTAACAGGTAAAAAACCTTCAAAAATAAACTTATCGTTTGGCAAACCAGAATTTACCAAAGCAGGTACAAAAGCCGTTGCACCAGGTAAACAATCTACTTCAATATTATTTTCTACACAGGCTCTTGTTAGTAAAAAACCAGGATCTGAAATTGCGGGCGTTCCAGCATCTGAAATTAATGCGCAGGTTTCTCCGTTTTTAATTCTATTCACAACACCTTGTATAGATCGATGTTCATTGTGCATGTGATGACTGTGCATTTGTGTAGCAATTTCAAAATGTTTTAAAAGCTTTCCGCTTGTGCGTGTGTCTTCTGCTAAAATAAAATCGACTTCTTTTAGAATACGAATGGCTCTAAAAGTCATGTCTTCTAAATTACCAATTGGTGTTGGCACTAAATATAATTTACTCATAATTTCTTAAATGCTTTCGTACGTTTCTACAGTAATATCTGCAATAACATCACCAGTGTGTTTTATACTTAAAGGCTCGAATAATAGAACATGAACCTCTTCTTTTGCAACGGGTTTGTGTGCTACATCTTTTGGTACAATGTAAGACTCGCCTTCTTTTAGAGTGACTGTTTTATCGCTTAACTCAATATCTAAAGTTCCTTTTACAACCATAAAAAGCTCGTCTTCATTGTCGTGTTTATGAAAAACGAATGCTCCTTTTAATTTTGCTAGTAGTATTTGCTGATTATTTAACTCGCCCACTTTCTTTGGAGACCAAACATCTGAAAATAACTTAAACTTCTCTTGAATATTAATGACACTCATAACGCAAATTTACAAAGATTTAGACGGATTCTGCGTTACCGATTGCAGCATTTGTTTGAGCTCTTTTTTGTTTAAAAAAAGCGAGTGCGAAAAGCGGGGCATTTCTCTTTAGAAATGAACGCCCAAAAAACTCATATTCTATAGAAAATGATTAATTTTGCAGCACATTAAAAGAAAAGAAATGTATAGAAGTCATTCTTGCGGCGAGTTAAGAGCATCGCATATAAATACAGAAGTAACCTTAGCAGGTTGGGTACAAAAAAGCCGCGATAAAGGTTTTATGGTTTGGGTAGATTTACGTGATAGGTACGGAATTACGCAACTAATTTTTGACGAAGATCGTACGCCAAAAGAAATGATGGAAAAAGCAAAGTCTTTAGGTAGAGAGTTTGTAATACAGGTTACAGGTACTGTAATTGATAGAGAAGCAAAAAATTCTAAAATGGCTACTGGAGATGTAGAAGTGTTGGTTTCTAAATTAGAAATCTTAAACGCATCTGTTACTCCTCCTTTTACTATTGAAGATAAAACGGATGGTGGAGAAGATATTCGAATGAAATATAGGTATTTAGATATTCGAAGAAATCCGGTAAAGGATAGTTTAATTTTCCGTCATAAAGTATCGATGGAAGTTAGAAAATACTTGTCTGACCAAGAATTTATCGAAGTTGAAACTCCTTATTTAATAAAATCTACACCAGAAGGTGCTAGAGATTTTGTGGTGCCTTCTCGTATGAATGAAGGTCAGTTTTATGCTTTACCACAATCTCCACAAACATTTAAACAACTATTGATGGTTGGTGGAATGGATAAATATTTTCAGATTGTAAAATGTTTTAGAGATGAAGACTTACGTGCAGACAGACAACCAGAATTCACACAAATTGACTGTGAAATGGCGTTTGTGGAGCAAGAAGATATTTTAAATATTTTTGAAGGATTAACGCGTCACTTACTTAAAGAAGTAAATAATGTTGAAGTGGATAAATTTCCTAGAATGTTATATGACGATGCAATGAAATTGTACGGAAACGACAAACCAGACATCCGTTTTGGAATGGAGTTTGGCGAGTTAAACGCAGTTACACAACATAAAGATTTTGCTGTTTTTAATAGCGCAGAATTGGTTGTTGGTATCGCAGTTCCTGGGGGAAATGGGTATACAAGAAAAGAAATAGACAATATTATCAAGTGGGTAAAGCGTCCGCAAGTTGGTGCTTTAGGAATGATTTATGCTAGAGTTAACGAAGACGGAACGTTTAAATCTTCTGTAGATAAATTCTATGATCAAGAAGATTTAGCAAAATGGGCTGAAGTTACAGGTGCAAAACCCGGTGATTTAGTGTGTGTTTTATCTGGAGACACCAATAAAGTAAGAGCACAATTATCCGCTTTACGTATGGAATTAGCAGAGCGTTTAGGTTTAAGAGACCCTAAAGTATTTGCACCTCTTTGGGTGATTGATTTCCCATTATTAGAGTTAGATGAAGAAACTGGGCATTATCATGCAATGCATCACCCGTTTACTTCGCCAAAACCTGGGCAAATGGAATTGTTAGATACAGATCCTGGAGCCGTAAAAGCAAATGCTTATGATTTGGTTTTAAACGGTAATGAAATTGGTGGTGGTTCTATTCGTATTCACGATAAACAAATGCAAGCAACCATGTTGCGTCATTTAGGTTTTTCTGATGCTGATGCAAAAGCACAATTTGGTTTCTTAATGGATGCTTTTGAATATGGTGCGCCTCCTCATGGTGGTTTGGCTTTCGGATTGGACAGATTGGTTGCTATTTTAGGCGGACAAGAAACCATTAGAGATTTTATTGCATTCCCAAAAAACAATTCTGGACGTGATGTTATGATAGATGCGCCTGCATTTATTGATGATGATCAATTAAAAGAGTTAAGCTTGAAATTGGATATTCAGGAATAAAAAATAAATTTAAAATAAATAGACCTCACAGGCCTGTACTGAACTTGTTTCAGTATCTAAAACCTGTGAGGTTTTTTTGTCTTAAAATTTACTTACTTTTAATCTATGAAATATATTATAACACTTCTACTACTTTTTACTTCAATAATTTCTTTTTCCCAGAAAATAACAGGTAATGAATTGTTAGAAAAAGCAATTCAATTTCACGATCCAAATGGAAATTGGGAAACATTTAAAGGGGAACTTTTTGTTATTATGGAAACCCCAAAAAATACACCAAGAAAAAGTAGAATACGTATAAACTTACCAGAACAATATTTTTTTATAAAGGCTGTGAGAGACACTATTATTACAGAATTTGCAGTACATAAAGGAGATTGTAGTTTGGCTGTTAATGGAAACACTAATCCGTCTGATGCGTTAAAAAAGAAGCATAATTTAAGTTGCGAACGCGCAAAAATGTATAAAAATTATTATACGTATTTGTATGGTTTACCAATGAAGCTAAAAGATAAAGGGACTATTATTCATCAGAAAATAGCAAAGAAAACCTTCAATGGAAAAGAGTATTTGGTTTTAAAAGTTACGTATTCTAAGGAAGTCGGTAAAGATACTTGGTACTTTTATTTCAACCCTAAAAATTATGCGATGGAAGTCTATCAGTTTTTTAAAGACGAAACTAAAAACGATGGAGAATACATTTTATTATCAGGTTTAGAAACAATAAACGATGTAAAAATGCCAAAAAATAGAGCTTGGTATTTTAATAAAGACAATGTTTATTTAGGAACAGATGTTTTATCTAAAAAAGCACAAAATTAATAATGTCAGTTAAAAATAAGTACTTAAAAAAAATGCTACTATTAAGATATAAATACATATCTCAACGTCAGTTTATATATGTTTTAAGTATTTTAGTAGGTTTTTTAGCCGGAGTTGGTGCTGTTATTCTAAAGAATTTAACACACTTTTTTCAACATCTTTTAGAAGGAAATCTAGTACGCTATTACCACAATGCTTTTTACTTTCTATTTCCTATTATAGGTTTAACAATTGTATATTTTATTATAAAATATGTAATTAGAAATAAGGTAAGTCACGGAATTCCATCTACACTTTTTGCGATATCAAAAAGAAAAGGAATTATGAAACGGTATCAAATGGTGGCATCTGTTTTAACAGCGCCACTTACCGTGGGGTTTGGTGGTTCGGTTGGTTTAGAAGGGCCAACAGTAGCTACAGGAGCTGCAATAAGTTCTAATGTTGCGAGGTTGTTTCATCTAAACCAAGCTACAAGAAGTTTGTTAATTGGTTGTGCAGCGGCAGGTGCATTATCATCTATATTTAAAGCGCCAATTGCAGCAATTATATTTGCTATTGAAGTATTTAGTTTAGACTTAACAATTGCTTCTATGTTACCTTTACTTTTAGCTTCATTGTCTGCAATTATTACATCTTATTTCTTCTTTGGGTCAGATGTTTTACTTCCTTTTAAAATTGAAGATGCTTTTAAAATAACAGATGTTCCTTTTTTTATAATTTTAGGTGTAATAGGAGGTTTGGTTTCTATTTATTTTACAGAGGTTTATGATCGCATTCAGAATT from Polaribacter sp. ALD11 includes the following:
- the aspS gene encoding aspartate--tRNA ligase — encoded protein: MYRSHSCGELRASHINTEVTLAGWVQKSRDKGFMVWVDLRDRYGITQLIFDEDRTPKEMMEKAKSLGREFVIQVTGTVIDREAKNSKMATGDVEVLVSKLEILNASVTPPFTIEDKTDGGEDIRMKYRYLDIRRNPVKDSLIFRHKVSMEVRKYLSDQEFIEVETPYLIKSTPEGARDFVVPSRMNEGQFYALPQSPQTFKQLLMVGGMDKYFQIVKCFRDEDLRADRQPEFTQIDCEMAFVEQEDILNIFEGLTRHLLKEVNNVEVDKFPRMLYDDAMKLYGNDKPDIRFGMEFGELNAVTQHKDFAVFNSAELVVGIAVPGGNGYTRKEIDNIIKWVKRPQVGALGMIYARVNEDGTFKSSVDKFYDQEDLAKWAEVTGAKPGDLVCVLSGDTNKVRAQLSALRMELAERLGLRDPKVFAPLWVIDFPLLELDEETGHYHAMHHPFTSPKPGQMELLDTDPGAVKANAYDLVLNGNEIGGGSIRIHDKQMQATMLRHLGFSDADAKAQFGFLMDAFEYGAPPHGGLAFGLDRLVAILGGQETIRDFIAFPKNNSGRDVMIDAPAFIDDDQLKELSLKLDIQE
- a CDS encoding HopJ type III effector protein — protein: MIIQQFKTKLKVNPTEITFVETMQVIEDNYNFTPTTFTNGELKNNAGENIGSCKLFAFAKHQKLTKEETLFCFGEHYKNVLEDKNGTSHQNIRNFIKTGFEGLSFGSDALATKS
- a CDS encoding cupin domain-containing protein, yielding MSVINIQEKFKLFSDVWSPKKVGELNNQQILLAKLKGAFVFHKHDNEDELFMVVKGTLDIELSDKTVTLKEGESYIVPKDVAHKPVAKEEVHVLLFEPLSIKHTGDVIADITVETYESI
- a CDS encoding NAD(P)/FAD-dependent oxidoreductase, with the translated sequence MKKKHYNVFVIGSGVAGQTAAKICVKNGLSVAIADKQSFGGTCAIRGCDPKKVILQFVDILKKTEQLKGLGITKIPEISWKDIQRFKNQFTKPVPKSTEENLTELGIDLYHQSPKFISKNEISVEGKIISADNFVIASGLTPRSLNFKGAQLLKTSDEFFKLKKIPKSATFIGAGYIGMEFCFLLATLGCKVTMIDNGNNALSQFDSFLTDKLVENMKENGVEFYFNSEIESIEKLRKNVQINFKQESKKKVIKSNIVFNTSGRIPATKLLDLEKATIKSDETGIIVNNFLQNETNRNVYACGDISSKSLPLTPLSGLQGHIVGNNIVKQESKEFTNPLVPSVVFTYPNLASVGLSEEQAKSRLKNIKVYKGDATHFYNAKKGNEKVYAYKIIINERTDVIVGAHLLSSEANECINIFMIAIEKEMTVSEFKKLIFTYPSYSSDLKNMMKDS
- a CDS encoding DUF6503 family protein is translated as MKYIITLLLLFTSIISFSQKITGNELLEKAIQFHDPNGNWETFKGELFVIMETPKNTPRKSRIRINLPEQYFFIKAVRDTIITEFAVHKGDCSLAVNGNTNPSDALKKKHNLSCERAKMYKNYYTYLYGLPMKLKDKGTIIHQKIAKKTFNGKEYLVLKVTYSKEVGKDTWYFYFNPKNYAMEVYQFFKDETKNDGEYILLSGLETINDVKMPKNRAWYFNKDNVYLGTDVLSKKAQN
- the rsmI gene encoding 16S rRNA (cytidine(1402)-2'-O)-methyltransferase → MSKLYLVPTPIGNLEDMTFRAIRILKEVDFILAEDTRTSGKLLKHFEIATQMHSHHMHNEHRSIQGVVNRIKNGETCALISDAGTPAISDPGFLLTRACVENNIEVDCLPGATAFVPALVNSGLPNDKFIFEGFLPVKKGRQTRFLLLAEETRTMIFYESPHKLVKTLGHFVEYFGADRQVSVSRELTKMFEETIRGTATEVLAHYTNKPPKGEIVVIVDGKK
- a CDS encoding uracil-DNA glycosylase family protein translates to MKKLLSEIKQCSICEPYLDLGANPVVSAHKNSKIVIIGQAPGTKVHASGIPWDDASGKQLRKWLNVSDEDFYDVEKFAIVPMSFCYPGKGKSGDKPPRKECAPQWHQQLFELMPNLQMIILIGMYAQNYYLKDNAKRTLTETVDNYPAYLPKYFVMPHPSPRNRFWLVKNPWFEKNVVSELQKRVATIIN